One Ignavibacteria bacterium genomic window carries:
- a CDS encoding LytR C-terminal domain-containing protein has product MAESLKTKNTLLNITLFFLGLILLFIAYNIYLSLQKPSDEDLEEKNISGKIIQVKVLNGTQTDGLAKKLTDFLRSKNFDVVIQGNYNERNVKKTFIIDHRGDKKILRKIIKVLKIDPDQVKTDIKEFELTDVTIVIGEDYQKLNSEIKW; this is encoded by the coding sequence GTGGCGGAGTCTCTTAAAACTAAAAATACACTCTTAAATATTACCCTCTTCTTTCTCGGACTTATTCTTTTATTTATTGCATACAATATTTATCTATCACTTCAAAAACCTTCTGATGAAGATCTGGAAGAAAAAAATATTTCTGGGAAAATTATCCAGGTCAAAGTTTTAAATGGGACACAAACTGATGGACTTGCAAAAAAGCTAACCGATTTTCTACGATCAAAAAATTTTGATGTAGTTATTCAAGGTAACTACAACGAAAGGAATGTAAAGAAAACTTTCATCATAGATCATAGAGGAGATAAAAAAATTCTTAGAAAAATAATTAAAGTTCTAAAGATTGATCCTGATCAGGTTAAAACTGATATTAAAGAATTCGAATTGACTGATGTAACAATTGTAATTGGCGAAGATTATCAAAAACTAAACAGTGAAATAAAATGGTAA
- the rsfS gene encoding ribosome silencing factor: MVKSEALKDLIVEKIIEKKGENILVLDLRKITSVTDFFVICSGTVEQHIKAIKDNIIEKLEEKGIKYWHIEGERANTWVLIDYVDVVVHIFHPLARDYYKLEKLWADAKAEKIKTDYEQVEVNN, translated from the coding sequence ATGGTAAAAAGTGAAGCTTTAAAAGATTTAATCGTCGAAAAAATCATCGAGAAAAAAGGAGAAAATATTCTGGTCCTTGACCTCAGAAAAATTACTTCTGTAACCGATTTTTTTGTTATCTGCTCAGGAACAGTTGAACAACACATTAAGGCTATCAAAGATAATATCATCGAAAAACTTGAAGAAAAAGGAATCAAGTACTGGCACATTGAGGGCGAAAGAGCAAACACTTGGGTACTCATTGATTATGTCGATGTTGTTGTTCACATCTTTCATCCATTGGCCAGAGATTATTACAAGCTTGAAAAATTATGGGCAGACGCAAAAGCGGAAAAAATTAAAACCGACTATGAACAAGTTGAGGTAAATAATTAA
- a CDS encoding arginine--tRNA ligase has protein sequence MKNYLYLIFKNLEGKLSFINTDNIIFTVPKQKEHGDFATNYPFLLAKELKKSPKEIANQIVENLEDTENALEKIEVAGNGFINFKFKKEFIDKQLNLVLEKSSEYGKSNKYLGKKAQVEFVSANPTGPLTVGHGRNAVFGDTIANLLSAVGYKVEREYYFNNAGRQMRVLADSVRLRYLELLGEKIEFPEDYYQGEYIIDIARKIYEEKKDELKNSDDLSYFKNIAEREIFADINKTLNRLGIKFDNYFNENSLYETGKIDEVVNAFKEKGYCYEKDGALWLALTKAGLEQDKVIIKSTGEPTYRLPDIAYHIEKFKRNYDLMVDIFGSDHMATYPDVLAGLRILGYDTSKVKVLIHQFVTIVKDGEIVKMSTRKANFVTLDQLIDEVGADVVRYFFLMRSISSHLNFDIGLAKKQTDENPVFYLQYAHARICGILRLAKEEGKNPGNKFELLREEEEIELIKHILNYPDIVLRSAENFDQLILISYLHELAELFHKFYHEHRVLGQEEELTSARLSLCKATQIVLQNGLAILGVKAPERM, from the coding sequence ATGAAAAATTATCTTTACTTAATCTTTAAAAATCTTGAAGGCAAATTATCTTTTATTAATACTGATAACATTATCTTCACAGTCCCTAAACAAAAAGAACATGGTGATTTTGCAACAAATTATCCTTTCTTACTCGCAAAGGAATTAAAAAAATCACCCAAAGAAATAGCTAATCAGATAGTTGAAAATTTGGAGGACACTGAAAACGCTCTTGAAAAAATTGAAGTAGCAGGAAACGGTTTCATTAATTTTAAATTCAAGAAGGAATTTATTGACAAGCAGTTAAATCTTGTTCTTGAAAAATCATCTGAGTACGGAAAATCGAACAAATATCTCGGCAAAAAGGCACAGGTTGAATTTGTTTCTGCAAATCCTACAGGCCCTCTGACTGTGGGACACGGACGAAACGCTGTTTTTGGAGATACAATTGCAAACCTTCTCTCTGCGGTCGGTTACAAAGTTGAGCGTGAATATTATTTTAATAATGCTGGCCGTCAAATGCGCGTATTGGCTGACTCAGTTCGATTAAGGTATCTGGAATTGCTTGGTGAAAAAATTGAATTTCCAGAGGATTATTATCAAGGCGAATACATAATTGATATAGCTAGAAAAATTTATGAAGAAAAAAAAGATGAACTAAAAAATTCAGACGATCTTTCTTATTTCAAGAATATTGCAGAAAGAGAAATCTTCGCTGATATTAACAAAACCTTGAATCGACTCGGAATTAAGTTTGATAATTACTTTAATGAAAATTCACTGTATGAAACCGGTAAAATTGATGAAGTCGTTAATGCATTTAAAGAAAAAGGATATTGTTATGAAAAAGATGGTGCTCTCTGGCTTGCTCTAACTAAAGCTGGACTTGAACAAGATAAAGTTATTATCAAAAGCACTGGCGAACCTACCTACCGATTGCCTGATATTGCATATCACATTGAAAAATTCAAACGAAATTATGATTTGATGGTCGATATCTTTGGCTCAGATCATATGGCTACATATCCTGATGTACTTGCAGGACTTCGAATTTTAGGTTACGACACTTCAAAGGTTAAAGTGCTTATTCATCAGTTTGTGACAATTGTGAAAGATGGTGAAATAGTTAAAATGTCGACTCGCAAAGCAAATTTTGTAACGCTTGATCAATTAATTGACGAAGTTGGTGCCGATGTGGTTCGTTATTTTTTTCTGATGAGATCAATTTCCAGTCACTTGAATTTTGATATTGGACTTGCAAAAAAACAAACTGACGAAAATCCTGTTTTTTATTTACAATATGCTCATGCAAGAATTTGCGGAATTTTGAGATTGGCAAAAGAGGAAGGTAAAAATCCTGGAAATAAATTTGAGCTTTTGAGAGAAGAAGAAGAAATCGAATTGATCAAACATATTTTAAATTACCCTGATATAGTTTTAAGATCTGCAGAAAATTTTGATCAACTGATTTTGATTAGCTATTTACATGAACTCGCTGAGTTATTCCACAAATTTTATCACGAACATCGTGTGTTGGGTCAGGAAGAAGAACTAACATCTGCAAGGCTCTCACTCTGCAAAGCAACACAGATTGTTCTGCAAAATGGACTTGCAATTCTTGGCGTGAAAGCACCTGAGAGAATGTAA
- the truA gene encoding tRNA pseudouridine(38-40) synthase TruA: MPKFKLTIEYEGTRYSGWQIQRNARTIQGEIIGAIKKVFATNDFDFQGAGRTDAGVHALNQIAHLDVKTNLSEDKIKFALNDNLPSDINILAVEKVNKSFHARKDAKYRSYLYIISKRRTAFAKKFVWWIKDELNFEKMNLASRHFIGLKNFQSFADIDDEEKSTLVKIEDVQLKEEGSLILIRVIGSHFLWKMVRRMVGVLVEIGRENLTETELIKMFESNTDLPLKFTAPPSGLYLENVFYSNNYKLPELKSWIKL; this comes from the coding sequence ATGCCTAAATTCAAATTGACAATTGAATACGAAGGGACACGATACAGCGGCTGGCAAATACAGAGAAATGCAAGAACAATTCAGGGTGAAATTATTGGTGCAATCAAAAAAGTTTTTGCGACAAACGATTTTGATTTTCAAGGTGCTGGCAGAACCGATGCTGGAGTTCATGCATTAAATCAAATAGCTCATCTCGATGTAAAAACAAATCTTTCGGAAGACAAAATTAAATTTGCACTGAACGATAATTTGCCCTCTGATATAAATATTCTGGCTGTCGAAAAAGTAAATAAATCATTTCACGCTAGAAAAGATGCGAAATATCGCTCATACCTTTATATCATCAGTAAGAGACGAACTGCTTTTGCAAAGAAATTTGTTTGGTGGATAAAGGACGAGCTTAATTTTGAAAAAATGAATCTCGCTTCCAGGCACTTCATTGGTCTAAAAAATTTTCAATCATTTGCTGATATAGACGATGAAGAAAAATCAACATTGGTTAAAATAGAAGATGTGCAGTTGAAAGAAGAAGGCTCGTTGATTTTGATTAGAGTTATTGGTTCACATTTCCTCTGGAAAATGGTCAGAAGAATGGTTGGTGTGTTAGTCGAAATTGGCAGAGAAAATCTTACTGAAACTGAATTAATTAAAATGTTTGAATCAAATACAGATTTACCTTTAAAATTTACAGCCCCACCATCTGGATTATATCTTGAAAATGTTTTCTATTCGAATAATTATAAGCTTCCTGAATTAAAATCCTGGATCAAATTATAG
- a CDS encoding T9SS type A sorting domain-containing protein, protein MLHLKEHQRMIIHSILMKSKKSFVTLSLILFFNHFVLSQTVAKYEPPSGCYIGAFIQNDINVNGMISNFEALVGKKHTGYLTYTSVSSPFPKAFADSCKKYNAFMQLGFEPDTAFRDVVDGPHLRNWAREAAKSGIPIFLRFASEMNGDWVPWFGSPTLYKEKWRLMHRIMKEEAPNVVMVWCPNWRPDIPNDTSRNIMAYYPGDEYVDWVGVNFYMWGPVYDSLMNETGISTLSKVGAVYNKFPNKPIMICEWAAASREWRGNPPLPRITTDYCINHMQQLYNNLQQYFPRVKGVFWFDYDSHLINKSDFSLTNNSAVLNAYKNVIQNPYFITNVNFNVPLISIAPKVVRLIDTIYFEINCSRPITEAKLMINNSEIQTIYSEPWMFVVDFSNHNDGNLEIEIRAKTIDNFEGRGYQIIEVDNNNDYFSFVIDNSDSLFTGSGGWLSSSQPDRFGKDYYVIPPNSNAFGEWTFISQVSGSMKLYAFWSAHPNRSLNAVYRVFKNDSLLCLFSVNQRENGGSWNFLGEINFKANDTIKVRLNSSSDGYCIADAIKFYRNTTKVDYSNQTPEDFVLYQNYPNPFNSLTNIRFSLKDNGFVSITIYDVLGRKISTLLENYLEGNKTYNFTFDGNELFSGIYFLKLQQGDKSKIIKMILLK, encoded by the coding sequence ATGCTTCACTTGAAAGAACATCAGAGAATGATAATTCATTCGATTTTGATGAAGAGTAAAAAATCTTTTGTCACACTTTCGCTCATTCTATTCTTTAATCATTTTGTCTTATCGCAAACTGTTGCGAAGTATGAACCACCAAGCGGATGTTATATTGGTGCCTTCATTCAAAATGATATTAATGTTAATGGAATGATATCGAATTTTGAAGCACTTGTCGGTAAGAAACATACAGGATATTTGACTTATACTTCTGTTTCATCTCCATTCCCGAAAGCTTTTGCTGATTCTTGTAAAAAATATAATGCATTTATGCAGCTTGGCTTCGAACCAGACACTGCTTTTCGTGATGTTGTTGATGGACCTCATCTAAGAAATTGGGCAAGAGAAGCTGCTAAGAGCGGAATACCAATATTTTTAAGATTTGCTTCCGAAATGAATGGCGATTGGGTCCCCTGGTTTGGTTCACCAACTCTTTATAAAGAAAAGTGGCGATTGATGCATCGAATAATGAAAGAAGAAGCACCAAATGTTGTGATGGTTTGGTGCCCGAATTGGCGTCCCGATATTCCAAATGATACCTCAAGAAACATAATGGCTTATTATCCAGGTGATGAATATGTTGATTGGGTTGGAGTAAATTTTTATATGTGGGGTCCTGTTTATGATTCTTTAATGAATGAAACAGGAATTTCAACTCTCTCAAAGGTCGGTGCTGTTTACAATAAATTTCCAAATAAACCAATTATGATTTGTGAATGGGCAGCAGCTTCAAGAGAATGGAGAGGTAATCCGCCGCTGCCAAGAATTACCACTGATTATTGTATTAATCATATGCAGCAACTTTACAATAATTTGCAACAGTATTTCCCAAGAGTAAAAGGAGTTTTCTGGTTTGATTACGATTCACACCTAATTAATAAATCTGATTTTTCTTTGACAAATAATTCGGCTGTTTTAAATGCTTATAAAAATGTGATTCAGAATCCTTATTTCATTACAAATGTAAATTTTAATGTCCCACTTATCTCGATTGCTCCAAAAGTTGTAAGGCTGATTGATACAATTTACTTTGAAATTAATTGTTCAAGACCAATAACAGAAGCAAAGCTGATGATTAATAATTCCGAAATTCAAACAATTTATTCAGAACCCTGGATGTTTGTCGTTGACTTTTCAAATCACAATGATGGAAATTTAGAGATTGAAATTCGAGCAAAAACTATTGATAATTTCGAAGGCAGAGGATATCAAATCATCGAAGTTGATAATAACAATGATTACTTCTCTTTTGTAATAGACAATTCAGACTCACTTTTCACAGGTTCCGGTGGATGGCTTTCATCATCTCAGCCAGATAGATTTGGAAAAGATTACTATGTAATTCCTCCAAATTCAAACGCTTTTGGTGAATGGACTTTTATATCGCAAGTTAGCGGCTCAATGAAGTTATATGCATTCTGGAGTGCTCATCCAAATCGTTCTTTGAATGCGGTATATAGAGTTTTTAAAAATGATAGTTTGTTATGTTTATTTTCAGTTAATCAAAGAGAAAATGGTGGAAGCTGGAATTTCCTTGGCGAAATTAATTTTAAGGCGAATGATACTATTAAAGTAAGATTAAACTCATCAAGCGATGGTTACTGTATTGCGGATGCAATTAAATTTTATCGAAACACAACAAAAGTGGATTACTCCAATCAAACGCCTGAAGATTTTGTTTTATATCAAAATTATCCCAATCCATTTAATTCACTGACCAACATTAGATTTTCCTTAAAAGATAATGGATTTGTTTCTATCACTATTTATGATGTTCTTGGTAGAAAAATAAGTACCTTACTTGAAAACTATTTAGAAGGAAATAAAACTTACAATTTTACTTTTGATGGTAATGAACTTTTTTCAGGGATTTACTTTTTGAAGTTACAGCAAGGAGATAAATCAAAAATTATAAAGATGATCTTGTTGAAATAA
- a CDS encoding N-acetylmannosamine-6-phosphate 2-epimerase: MKKIFEELKNGLVVSCQSEGDDPFNTPEGVTLFARAAEMGGAKGIRSEGIKKTKSILANVKIPVIGLIKSQFEDGSVKITGSFRDFESLLEIGCHIIAVDGTFRIREGLSGPEFISQLKKRYNALIMADIATYDEAIACVDSGADCVSTTLSGYTPETRYLNNNKPDFDLLRKLVDNLRVPVFAEGRYNTPEFCAEAIKIGAWSVVVGTAITRPRIVTSWFVSAIENASLERTSENDNSFDFDEE; encoded by the coding sequence ATGAAAAAAATTTTTGAAGAATTAAAAAATGGTCTTGTTGTCTCCTGTCAATCAGAGGGAGATGATCCGTTTAACACACCTGAAGGCGTAACTCTATTTGCTCGTGCTGCAGAGATGGGCGGCGCAAAAGGCATTCGATCCGAAGGAATTAAAAAGACCAAAAGTATTCTGGCGAATGTTAAAATTCCTGTCATTGGATTGATTAAGTCTCAATTCGAAGATGGTTCAGTTAAAATTACTGGTTCATTTAGAGATTTTGAATCATTGCTTGAAATTGGTTGTCATATAATTGCTGTTGATGGAACTTTTCGAATCAGAGAAGGATTGTCGGGTCCAGAGTTTATTTCACAACTTAAGAAAAGATATAATGCTTTAATTATGGCTGACATTGCAACTTATGATGAAGCTATCGCATGCGTTGATAGTGGTGCCGACTGTGTATCTACAACTTTGAGCGGATATACACCAGAAACCCGTTATCTTAATAACAATAAACCAGACTTTGATTTACTGAGAAAATTGGTAGATAATTTAAGAGTTCCAGTATTTGCCGAAGGGAGATACAACACTCCCGAATTTTGTGCAGAAGCAATTAAAATTGGTGCATGGTCTGTTGTGGTTGGAACAGCCATCACTCGGCCCAGAATTGTTACATCTTGGTTCGTCTCAGCAATAGAAAATGCTTCACTTGAAAGAACATCAGAGAATGATAATTCATTCGATTTTGATGAAGAGTAA
- a CDS encoding FAD-dependent oxidoreductase: METSNQYDLIIYPANLSGVVASIFLKQNFKKVLLLNRYGFFGGSITESLNLLQRKPEEDFDRGKVLNSILKRVKEFNEGILFEDAQYILFNPEVVKYILQKVCEENEIELLFHITPYQVNFSEDLIYINVIGKEGEINFTTSKLFDFSTEFTFAPLIDKTSRIFSKAQVNFISLPVDEKILQNVDQKIRLKDERWWLSIDLDTQNLFDVEEIATQTLDKIDELLRQNRSRIQIVPAQSHLMFTLNQRAKFDERISFITDFVNIFEPENEILIAEEIEKRLSDEKNF; the protein is encoded by the coding sequence ATGGAAACAAGCAATCAATATGATTTAATAATTTATCCCGCTAATCTTTCTGGAGTTGTAGCTTCAATTTTTCTAAAACAGAATTTCAAAAAAGTGTTGCTTTTAAATCGATACGGATTTTTCGGCGGCTCAATTACAGAAAGTCTTAATCTACTTCAGAGAAAACCTGAAGAAGACTTTGATCGAGGTAAAGTTTTAAACAGTATTTTAAAGCGAGTTAAAGAATTTAATGAAGGCATTTTATTCGAAGATGCCCAGTATATTTTATTCAATCCTGAAGTTGTGAAATATATTCTTCAAAAAGTTTGTGAAGAAAATGAGATTGAACTTTTGTTTCACATCACTCCATATCAAGTTAATTTTTCTGAAGATTTGATCTATATTAATGTAATTGGTAAGGAAGGTGAAATTAATTTTACAACTTCAAAGCTGTTTGACTTTTCAACTGAATTTACTTTTGCACCATTAATAGATAAAACATCGAGAATATTTTCAAAGGCTCAAGTTAATTTTATTTCTCTACCAGTAGATGAAAAAATTTTACAGAATGTAGATCAAAAAATTAGATTGAAAGATGAAAGGTGGTGGTTATCAATTGATTTAGATACACAAAATCTTTTTGATGTAGAAGAAATTGCAACGCAGACATTGGATAAGATAGATGAATTGCTAAGACAAAATCGAAGTCGAATTCAAATTGTCCCTGCTCAGTCACATTTGATGTTTACATTAAATCAAAGAGCAAAGTTCGACGAAAGAATTTCATTCATCACTGATTTTGTAAATATATTCGAACCAGAAAATGAAATTTTAATTGCCGAAGAAATCGAGAAAAGATTAAGCGATGAAAAAAATTTTTGA
- a CDS encoding pantoate--beta-alanine ligase, translating into MKVLRTIGELRNELRDLKLQKKIISFVPTMGYLHEGHLSLVGYAKQNSDFCVVSIFVNPTQFAPNEDFNRYPRDEQRDLSLLEKEKCDFVFIPSAQEMYGENYQTYVKVRKYSEILEGEFRPTHFEGVTTVVIKLFNIVQPDFAVFGQKDAQQAFIIQKMVNDLNIPIRVDVLPIVREVDGLAMSSRNVYLLGEERNQALCLYKGIQLAEKLFNEGERSAKVLIEKVKNLINQFSLAKIDYVEIVEKESFEKADLLKEGNEYYLLLAVRIGNTRLIDNTILGR; encoded by the coding sequence ATGAAGGTTCTTAGAACAATTGGTGAATTAAGAAACGAATTAAGGGATTTAAAGCTTCAGAAAAAAATCATTTCTTTTGTTCCAACGATGGGATATCTGCACGAGGGTCACCTCAGTCTTGTTGGATACGCTAAACAAAATTCAGATTTTTGTGTTGTTTCGATTTTTGTCAATCCAACTCAATTCGCTCCAAACGAAGATTTTAATCGCTATCCGAGAGATGAACAAAGGGATTTGAGTTTACTTGAAAAAGAAAAATGTGATTTTGTTTTTATACCATCAGCTCAGGAAATGTACGGCGAAAATTATCAGACTTATGTTAAGGTCAGAAAGTACAGTGAAATTTTAGAAGGAGAATTTCGCCCGACTCACTTTGAAGGTGTGACGACTGTTGTAATAAAGTTATTTAATATCGTCCAGCCAGATTTTGCTGTTTTTGGTCAAAAGGATGCTCAGCAAGCTTTTATAATTCAAAAAATGGTTAACGATTTGAACATTCCAATTAGGGTTGATGTTCTGCCAATTGTTCGAGAAGTTGATGGTCTTGCAATGAGCTCAAGAAATGTTTATTTATTAGGCGAAGAAAGAAATCAAGCTTTGTGTCTTTATAAAGGAATTCAACTTGCTGAAAAACTTTTCAACGAAGGAGAAAGATCAGCAAAAGTCTTAATTGAAAAAGTGAAGAATTTAATCAATCAATTTTCACTTGCTAAAATTGATTATGTGGAAATTGTTGAGAAAGAAAGTTTTGAGAAAGCTGATTTATTGAAAGAAGGAAATGAATATTATTTATTACTCGCCGTTCGAATAGGAAACACAAGATTGATTGACAATACAATTTTAGGCAGATAA
- the mgtE gene encoding magnesium transporter yields the protein MLTQLLKPEIKSLLNERRFDVLKEVLQEWPPADIAELIVELEEKERVIIFRLLNRELAADVFEYLDVDTQMELIKSMGKEDVAAILNEMDPDDRTALFEEIPTQALHQLISLLSTDERKIATTLLGYPENSIGRLMTPDYLAVKAEWTIQEVLDYIRKVGKGKETLNVIFVTDEKGKLLGSVDIRDILLASPDQKIAEIYDENITPLLVNEDQEKAVSVLQKYDTVALPVVDNNGILLGIVTVDDIMDVAEEETTEDIQKQAAVEVLEEPYSEIPILKMIKKRAGWLSILFISEMFTATAMAVFEEEIAKAVVLALFVPLIISSGGNSGSQASTLVVRAMALGEVTLKDWFKIMRREFLTGLSLGIILGFIGFLRIFLWQEATHIYGEYWFYVAMTVFFSLIGVVMWGTLIGSMLPFILKKIGFDPATSSAPFVATLVDVTGIIIYFSVAMEILKGKLL from the coding sequence ATGCTCACACAATTATTGAAACCTGAAATTAAATCACTTCTTAATGAAAGACGTTTTGATGTATTAAAAGAAGTTTTACAGGAATGGCCCCCCGCAGACATCGCTGAATTGATCGTTGAACTTGAGGAAAAAGAAAGAGTTATAATTTTTAGGTTATTGAATCGTGAACTTGCAGCTGATGTGTTTGAATATCTTGATGTTGATACTCAGATGGAATTAATTAAATCGATGGGCAAGGAGGATGTTGCAGCAATTTTGAATGAAATGGATCCTGATGACCGTACTGCATTATTTGAGGAAATTCCCACTCAAGCTCTGCACCAATTAATCTCGCTACTCTCAACCGATGAAAGAAAAATTGCAACCACTCTTTTAGGTTATCCTGAGAATTCAATTGGCCGTTTGATGACGCCAGACTATCTGGCTGTCAAAGCTGAGTGGACAATTCAGGAGGTTCTTGATTACATAAGAAAAGTCGGTAAAGGTAAGGAAACATTAAATGTCATTTTCGTTACAGATGAAAAAGGAAAACTGCTTGGCTCAGTTGATATTAGAGATATTTTACTTGCATCGCCCGACCAAAAAATTGCAGAGATTTACGATGAAAACATAACACCTCTTCTTGTTAACGAAGATCAGGAAAAAGCCGTTTCGGTTTTACAAAAGTATGATACAGTTGCGTTACCTGTCGTTGATAACAATGGAATTTTACTTGGTATCGTGACGGTTGATGATATTATGGATGTTGCAGAAGAAGAAACAACTGAGGATATTCAAAAACAAGCCGCTGTTGAAGTTCTGGAAGAACCTTATTCAGAGATTCCTATTCTTAAGATGATTAAGAAAAGAGCTGGCTGGTTGTCAATTCTCTTTATCAGCGAAATGTTTACTGCAACAGCAATGGCAGTATTTGAAGAAGAAATTGCGAAGGCTGTTGTGCTTGCCCTTTTTGTCCCTTTGATAATTTCAAGTGGTGGTAACTCGGGTTCTCAGGCATCAACACTGGTTGTTCGCGCTATGGCTCTGGGTGAAGTAACTTTGAAAGATTGGTTCAAGATTATGAGAAGAGAATTTCTAACCGGTCTTTCTCTCGGAATTATTTTGGGCTTCATCGGTTTTCTAAGAATTTTCTTATGGCAAGAAGCTACTCATATTTATGGTGAATATTGGTTTTATGTAGCTATGACTGTTTTCTTTTCACTCATCGGTGTGGTAATGTGGGGAACTTTGATTGGTTCAATGCTTCCATTTATTTTAAAGAAAATTGGATTTGATCCCGCAACATCTTCAGCACCTTTTGTTGCAACGCTCGTAGATGTGACTGGAATTATTATTTACTTTTCAGTCGCAATGGAAATTTTAAAAGGTAAATTATTATAA
- a CDS encoding acetyl-CoA carboxylase carboxyltransferase subunit beta — MAWFRRTKSGIESDSKKKEIPDGMWTKCDKCGEIIHKKQLEQHAYTCPKCNYHFRIGSAEYIEILFDEKSFKEMDKKMMSDDPLNFVDTKPYKQRIKEAIKTTGLYDAVRTGTGKINGHNVVAAIMDFAFIGGSMGSVVGEKIARAIQKSIKTKYPLIIISKSGGARMMEGALSLMQLAKTSALLTKLAEAKVPYISVLTDPTTGGTTASYAMLGDVNIAEPGALIGFAGPRVIKQATGKDLPPGFQTSEFLLEKGFIDFICHRKELKSKITQLLDLFAS, encoded by the coding sequence ATGGCTTGGTTTAGAAGAACTAAAAGCGGAATCGAAAGCGACTCAAAGAAAAAAGAAATTCCTGATGGAATGTGGACAAAGTGTGATAAGTGCGGCGAGATAATTCATAAAAAGCAACTTGAGCAACACGCTTACACCTGTCCCAAATGCAATTATCACTTTAGAATCGGAAGTGCCGAGTACATTGAAATTTTGTTTGACGAAAAATCTTTCAAAGAGATGGACAAAAAAATGATGTCCGACGACCCATTGAATTTCGTCGATACAAAACCTTATAAACAAAGAATAAAAGAGGCGATTAAAACAACAGGATTATATGATGCAGTAAGAACAGGTACTGGCAAAATAAATGGTCATAATGTAGTTGCTGCAATAATGGATTTTGCTTTTATTGGTGGAAGTATGGGTTCAGTGGTTGGAGAAAAAATTGCTCGTGCGATTCAGAAATCAATTAAGACTAAGTATCCGTTAATTATTATTTCAAAAAGCGGCGGTGCCAGAATGATGGAAGGTGCTCTTTCACTTATGCAGCTTGCAAAGACTTCTGCATTGCTCACAAAACTTGCTGAAGCAAAAGTGCCTTATATCTCTGTATTAACAGATCCAACAACTGGCGGTACCACCGCAAGCTATGCAATGCTCGGCGATGTAAATATTGCTGAACCTGGTGCATTAATTGGATTTGCCGGACCACGAGTTATAAAACAAGCAACTGGCAAAGACCTTCCTCCGGGTTTCCAGACATCTGAATTTTTACTTGAAAAAGGATTTATTGATTTCATTTGTCACAGAAAAGAATTAAAATCAAAAATTACACAGTTGCTTGATTTATTTGCAAGCTAA